Proteins encoded together in one Miscanthus floridulus cultivar M001 chromosome 16, ASM1932011v1, whole genome shotgun sequence window:
- the LOC136513718 gene encoding protease Do-like 1, chloroplastic, whose translation MHHGPLGDDGARNEIHEPRRSETSQQPVGKRQASSGTAPGSSNAAHPLIVQTPPAAGGCARSTVLPPARTTQATAAPMAAAAAATASSATACFLSPLPPPRRPRHFLRHLARAAATKPAPASASSLALPSPWPWARLRRLRELVPAEAAGRLLSSAAGSLIVALASASLVLGDAGAASAFVVSTPRKLQADELATVRLFQENTPSVVYITNLAVRQDAFTLDVLEVPQGSGSGFVWDKSGHIVTNFHVIRGASDLRVTLADQSVYEAQVVGFDQDKDVAVLRIKAPKDKLRPIPVGMSADLLVGQKVYAIGNPFGLDHTLTTGVISGLRREISSAATGRPIQDVIQTDAAINPGNSGGPLLDSSGNLIGVNTAIYSPSGASSGVGFSIPVDTVGGIVDQLIKFGKVTRPILGIKFAPDQSVEQLGLSGVLVLDAPPNGPAGKAGLQSTKRDPYGRLILGDIITSVNGSKVTNGSDLYRILDQCKVGETVTVEVLRGDHKEKIPVVLEPKADES comes from the exons ATGCATCATGGACCGTTGGGAGACGACGGAGCACGAAACGAAATACACGAGCCGAGAAGAAGCGAGACGAGCCAGCAGCCAGTAGGAAAGCGCCAGGCAAGCAGTGGCACTGCACCAGGCAGCAGCAACGCAGCGCATCCACTCATCGTCCAAACACCCCCGGCCGCGGGCGGCTGCGCTCGCTCCACTGTCCTGCCCCCCGCGCGCACAACGCAAGCAACAGCAGCCccgatggccgccgccgccgccgccaccgcgtccTCCGCCACAGCCTGCTTCCTCTCCCCGCTCCCGCCGCCACGCCGCCCGCGTCATTTCCTCAGGCACCTCGCGCGCGCCGCGGCCACCAAGCCCGcgcccgcctccgcctcctcgctCGCCCTCCCCTCGCCGTGGCCGTGGGCGCGGCTACGGCGGCTCCGCGAGCTAGTCCCCGCCGAGGCCGCGGGGCGGCTGCTGTCGTCGGCCGCGGGCTCCCTCATCGTGGCGCTTGCCTCCGCGTCGCTGGTCCTCGGCGACGCCGGCGCGGCATCCGCGTTCGTGGTCTCCACGCCCCGGAAGCTGCAGGCGGACGAGCTCGCCACCGTGCGCCTCTTCCAGGAGAACACGCCCTCCGTCGTCTACATCACCAACCTCGCCGTCAG GCAGGACGCGTTCACGCTCGACGTGCTGGAGGTGCCACAGGGGTCTGGGTCGGGCTTTGTCTGGGATAAGAGCGGCCACATCGTCACCAATTTCCATGTCATCCGTGGCGCGTCAGACCTCAG GGTCACACTTGCTGATCAGTCAGTGTATGAAGCGCAAGTTGTTGGATTTGACCAGGACAAGGATGTTGCTGTTTTGCGTATCAAAGCACCGAAGGATAAACTAAGACCTATACCTGTTGGTATGTCAGCAGACCTACTGGTTGGTCAGAAAGTATATGCCATTGGAAACCCA TTTGGCCTTGACCACACTCTTACAACAGGTGTTATCAG TGGATTGCGTCGAGAAATCAGTTCAGCTGCCACAGGACGTCCTATACAAGATGTGATACAGACTGATGCTGCTATCAACCCTGGTAACAGTGGTGGTCCACTTCTTGATAGTTCTGGAAACTTGATAGGTGTAAACACTGCTATATACTCACCCTCAGGAGCATCATCTGGTGTTGGGTTTTCCATTCCAGTTGATACA GTTGGGGGCATTGTGGACCAACTTATAAAATTTGGCAAGGTGACAAGACCTATTTTGGGAATAAAATTTGCCCCTGATCAATCTGTAGAGCAGCTTGGGTTAAGTGGAGTGCTTGTCTTGGATGCTCCTCCAAACGGACCAGCTGGCAAAGCG GGTCTGCAATCAACCAAACGAGATCCCTATGGCCGGCTTATCCTGGGTGACATAATTACCTCTGTGAATGGTTCAAAGGTAACAAACGGAAGCGACTTGTATCGGATATTGGATCAGTGTAAAGTTGGGGAGACG GTGACCGTGGAAGTCTTGCGTGGCGATCATAAAGAGAAGATCCCTGTGGTCCTGGAACCGAAGGCTGACGAATCCTAG
- the LOC136513719 gene encoding probable sodium/metabolite cotransporter BASS4, chloroplastic isoform X1, producing MVTYHPSLSLLRPSVLTARASVIGRCPTPNAFVSTPVVSAVPLRLRPLRAAAGGAASPVGGDNGGKRAVPPSALLDFARSNFLPLALISGVILGLLDPTLGCLAHEYSLSKFSTFGIFVMSGLTLRTKELGTALEAWPAGLYGLGSILLLTPFVSQFIMQVQFFPREFITGLAIFCCMPTTLSSGVILTQLVGGNSALALAMTVASNLLGIIIVPLSLARYIGTGAGVSLPTEKLFRSLVTRLLIPLIIGKVAREASKGIADFVDRNQQGFSVGNAVLLSLVPWIQISRSRSLILSVQVEAFAAAITVGVLIHLALLAFNIAMLHILSRLGKKGDSVFAKKEYTRSVILVSSQKTLPVMITVVEQLGGALGESGLLVIPCVFAHINQIIVDSIIVNWWRRRDQQFSNPK from the exons ATGGTAACCTACCATCCCTCCCTGTCCCTGCTCCGCCCATCCGTCCTCACCGCCCGGGCCAGCGTCATCGGCCGGTGCCCAACACCCAACGCCTTCGTGTCCACCCCCGTCGTCTCTGCGGTGCCCCTTCGCCTGCGGCCTctgcgcgccgccgccggtggaGCAGCCTCGCCG GTCGGTGGCGATAATGGAGGCAAACGCGCGGTTCCGCCTTCCGCGCTGCTCGACTTCGCGCGTAGCAACTTCCTCCCGCTTG CTCTCATTAGTGGGGTCATACTCGGTCTCCTAGATCCTACTCTTGGATGCCTTGCTCACGAATACTCCCTGTCGAAGTTCAGCACTTTTGGGATATTCGTTATGTCAG GACTGACCCTGCGAACTAAGGAGCTTGGTACAGCATTAGAAGCTTGGCCTGCTGGATTATATGGACTA GGATCTATTTTGCTGCTTACACCCTTTGTTTCTCAATTTATCATGCAAGTTCAGTTCTTCCCTCGTGAATTTATCACTG GATTAGCTATATTTTGCTGCATGCCAACAACATTATCAAGTGGAGTCATACTAACACAG CTTGTTGGTGGTAATTCTGCACTTGCTCTTGCAATGACAGTTGCATCCAATTTACTTGGCATTATAATT GTACCTCTTTCTCTTGCAAGATATATTGGCACTGGAGCTGGGGTGTCTTTGCCTACTGAGAAGTTATTTAGAAGTCTGGTCACCAGACTTCTAATCCCTCTTATTATAGGGAAG GTTGCTCGAGAAGCCTCAAAAG GTATTGCTGATTTTGTTGATAGAAACCAACAAGGATTTTCAGTTGGAAATGCAGTTCTTCTCAGCCTA GTCCCATGGATTCAAATAAGTAGATCAAGATCATTGATCTTATCTGTTCAAGTGGAAGCTTTTGCTGCTGCTATTACTGTTGGAGT GCTTATACATCTTGCACTGTTGGCTTTCAACATTGCAATGTTGCATATCTTGTCACGTCTTGGAAAGAAAGGGGATTCAGTCTTTGCAAAGAAAGAGTACACACGATCTGTCATTTTGGTGTCCAGTCAG AAAACATTGCCAGTGATGATAACTGTGGTTGAGCAGCTTGGGGGAGCCCTCGGGGAGTCCGGACTTCTAGTCATCCCTTGTGTTTTTGCACACATTAACCAG ATCATTGTCGATTCTATCATAGTAAATTGGTGGCGCAGGAGGGATCAACAGTTTAGTAATCCAAAGTAA
- the LOC136513719 gene encoding probable sodium/metabolite cotransporter BASS4, chloroplastic isoform X2, which yields MEANARFRLPRCSTSRVATSSRLGSILLLTPFVSQFIMQVQFFPREFITGLAIFCCMPTTLSSGVILTQLVGGNSALALAMTVASNLLGIIIVPLSLARYIGTGAGVSLPTEKLFRSLVTRLLIPLIIGKVAREASKGIADFVDRNQQGFSVGNAVLLSLVPWIQISRSRSLILSVQVEAFAAAITVGVLIHLALLAFNIAMLHILSRLGKKGDSVFAKKEYTRSVILVSSQKTLPVMITVVEQLGGALGESGLLVIPCVFAHINQIIVDSIIVNWWRRRDQQFSNPK from the exons ATGGAGGCAAACGCGCGGTTCCGCCTTCCGCGCTGCTCGACTTCGCGCGTAGCAACTTCCTCCCGCTTG GGATCTATTTTGCTGCTTACACCCTTTGTTTCTCAATTTATCATGCAAGTTCAGTTCTTCCCTCGTGAATTTATCACTG GATTAGCTATATTTTGCTGCATGCCAACAACATTATCAAGTGGAGTCATACTAACACAG CTTGTTGGTGGTAATTCTGCACTTGCTCTTGCAATGACAGTTGCATCCAATTTACTTGGCATTATAATT GTACCTCTTTCTCTTGCAAGATATATTGGCACTGGAGCTGGGGTGTCTTTGCCTACTGAGAAGTTATTTAGAAGTCTGGTCACCAGACTTCTAATCCCTCTTATTATAGGGAAG GTTGCTCGAGAAGCCTCAAAAG GTATTGCTGATTTTGTTGATAGAAACCAACAAGGATTTTCAGTTGGAAATGCAGTTCTTCTCAGCCTA GTCCCATGGATTCAAATAAGTAGATCAAGATCATTGATCTTATCTGTTCAAGTGGAAGCTTTTGCTGCTGCTATTACTGTTGGAGT GCTTATACATCTTGCACTGTTGGCTTTCAACATTGCAATGTTGCATATCTTGTCACGTCTTGGAAAGAAAGGGGATTCAGTCTTTGCAAAGAAAGAGTACACACGATCTGTCATTTTGGTGTCCAGTCAG AAAACATTGCCAGTGATGATAACTGTGGTTGAGCAGCTTGGGGGAGCCCTCGGGGAGTCCGGACTTCTAGTCATCCCTTGTGTTTTTGCACACATTAACCAG ATCATTGTCGATTCTATCATAGTAAATTGGTGGCGCAGGAGGGATCAACAGTTTAGTAATCCAAAGTAA